From Woronichinia naegeliana WA131, the proteins below share one genomic window:
- a CDS encoding Uma2 family endonuclease → MYDLPSEDPEEPGLPDEFHLLQPELLRQTFRPPSYEIDNFFTASDLNLYYDLHHPQWYKRPDWFAVLGVSRLYNDSELRLSYVTWQEGVYPFVVVELLSPGTEKEDLGQTLHEVNQPPNKWTVYEQMLRIPYYFVFNRYTDELQAFSLVKESYQPLSLEGAGVWLEKAQLGLGLWQGNYQGVERQWLRWYDRDGQWILTPAEQERQWAEQERQLAEQERQRAEQERQLAEQERQRADSAEMEIARLKRLLEQAGINPNS, encoded by the coding sequence ATGTACGATCTACCGAGTGAAGACCCGGAGGAACCTGGTTTGCCCGACGAATTTCATCTACTTCAACCAGAACTATTGCGCCAAACTTTTCGCCCTCCCAGCTATGAAATAGATAATTTTTTCACAGCCAGTGACCTGAATCTTTATTACGACCTGCACCATCCCCAATGGTATAAACGTCCAGATTGGTTTGCCGTGTTGGGAGTTTCCCGTCTCTATAACGACAGCGAGCTACGCTTAAGTTATGTGACCTGGCAGGAAGGCGTTTATCCTTTTGTCGTTGTTGAATTATTGTCACCAGGCACAGAGAAAGAAGATTTAGGTCAAACCTTACACGAGGTAAATCAGCCTCCCAATAAATGGACAGTCTATGAGCAAATGTTACGGATTCCTTACTACTTTGTCTTTAACCGCTATACCGACGAATTACAAGCCTTTAGTTTAGTCAAAGAAAGTTATCAGCCCTTATCCCTAGAAGGGGCGGGAGTCTGGTTAGAAAAAGCCCAATTGGGCCTAGGACTATGGCAAGGGAATTATCAGGGCGTAGAACGCCAATGGCTACGTTGGTATGACCGCGATGGTCAATGGATTTTGACTCCTGCCGAACAGGAGCGACAATGGGCTGAACAAGAAAGGCAACTTGCCGAACAGGAACGACAACGGGCTGAACAAGAAAGACAACTTGCTGAGCAGGAACGACAACGGGCTGACTCCGCAGAAATGGAGATTGCTCGGCTCAAACGACTTTTAGAGCAAGCTGGTATTAATCCCAATTCTTAG
- a CDS encoding ISKra4 family transposase has product MTAKLINVEGSKIKIELTLELSRSMLDTEINIQKGLNEVGCIASKEALKYLDTDGSPLKIGEEIWKSKGEQPKEYQTPYGEVIVNRHVYQRSVGGKTYCPLEREARIIITSTPLLAKQVSSKMSGMAGKEVKNDLLENHGRKVALSYIQRLSEAVGSVVQAKEEAWSYAPPKEDSQIATVGIGLDGTCMLMCEDGYREAMVGTVSLYDSEGERQHTIYLGAAPEYGKKSFLERLEREIERAKNRYPEATLVGIADGAESNWKFLEKQTEEQILDFYHASGYLGALAEALHPNTVSKQKEWLTENCRELKHEKGKAGELLNLMKEVKEEKSHSKNLTEKLQAAITYYENHQHQMDYAEYIEKKYPIGSGVTEAACKTLVKQRLCCSGMRWKEKGAGIILSLRALVLTKERWSQFWAKLDQYGFPVEP; this is encoded by the coding sequence ATGACAGCAAAACTAATTAATGTAGAGGGTTCAAAGATAAAAATAGAACTAACATTAGAACTCAGTCGTTCAATGTTGGATACAGAAATAAATATTCAAAAAGGCTTAAACGAAGTAGGTTGCATCGCCAGCAAAGAAGCCTTGAAATATTTAGATACAGATGGTTCACCCTTAAAAATCGGTGAAGAAATCTGGAAGAGTAAGGGAGAGCAACCGAAAGAATATCAAACACCTTATGGTGAGGTTATAGTGAATCGTCATGTATATCAGCGTTCAGTAGGAGGAAAAACGTATTGCCCCTTAGAAAGAGAAGCAAGGATAATCATAACATCAACGCCATTATTGGCAAAACAGGTATCCTCAAAAATGTCAGGGATGGCAGGCAAAGAGGTGAAAAATGATTTATTAGAAAATCATGGTAGAAAAGTAGCGCTATCCTATATCCAAAGATTGAGTGAAGCAGTAGGAAGTGTGGTACAGGCAAAAGAAGAAGCGTGGAGTTATGCCCCGCCCAAGGAGGATAGCCAAATTGCAACAGTGGGAATAGGATTAGATGGAACCTGTATGCTGATGTGTGAGGATGGCTACCGTGAAGCAATGGTGGGAACCGTTTCCCTATACGATAGTGAGGGCGAACGTCAACATACAATCTATCTAGGTGCGGCACCAGAGTATGGAAAAAAGAGTTTTCTAGAAAGATTAGAAAGAGAAATTGAGCGAGCGAAAAACCGTTATCCAGAGGCAACATTGGTCGGGATAGCAGACGGGGCAGAATCAAATTGGAAGTTTTTAGAAAAGCAAACGGAAGAACAGATATTAGATTTCTATCATGCCTCTGGTTACTTAGGTGCCTTGGCAGAAGCGTTGCATCCTAATACAGTGTCAAAACAAAAAGAATGGTTGACTGAAAATTGTCGAGAACTCAAGCATGAAAAAGGAAAAGCAGGAGAACTGCTAAATCTGATGAAAGAAGTCAAAGAAGAAAAAAGTCATTCTAAGAATCTTACCGAGAAACTACAAGCGGCGATTACTTATTACGAGAATCATCAGCATCAAATGGATTATGCTGAATACATAGAGAAAAAGTATCCGATTGGTTCAGGTGTTACGGAAGCAGCTTGTAAGACGTTGGTCAAACAACGATTATGTTGTTCAGGGATGCGATGGAAGGAAAAAGGAGCAGGAATTATTTTGAGCCTACGAGCTTTGGTATTGACCAAGGAACGATGGAGTCAATTTTGGGCAAAACTTGATCAATATGGGTTCCCTGTAGAACCCTGA